One Phaseolus vulgaris cultivar G19833 chromosome 11, P. vulgaris v2.0, whole genome shotgun sequence genomic window carries:
- the LOC137826815 gene encoding mitochondrial import receptor subunit TOM6 homolog has translation MFPGMFMRKPDKAAALKQLKSHVTMFGAWVVVIRVTPYVLHFLTAEKEELKLQL, from the coding sequence ATGTTTCCAGGGATGTTCATGCGGAAGCCTGACAAAGCTGCAGCACTGAAGCAGCTGAAATCTCACGTTACCATGTTCGGGGCATGGGTTGTTGTTATTCGAGTCACCCCTTACGTTCTTCACTTTCTTACTGCCGAgaaagaagaactcaagctcCAGCTTTAG